From one Anopheles cruzii chromosome 3, idAnoCruzAS_RS32_06, whole genome shotgun sequence genomic stretch:
- the LOC128270705 gene encoding fibrinogen-like protein A: MGPLAWTVFLCIVSSTRSGDAIFDETDSATPCSASFSGYAFEMLMAKLDYMQHSVLELQTELAKQRKEAAQSQNDSEPPMHHCFLELQTEWAKQREEAARSQNNSDKSLIEIKRAVQNNFDSMRRLEDDVGRNFSRLQDRSWQILTQILTNVTTKTNPLSSGPYRSCSDIWNAQSGVYIIQATDESNPFMAYCHRDMMGIGIWLVIQRRFDGSLDFYRNWTEYRNGFGDIENEFWIGLERLHQLTTGRPHELMVELRDFKGNYKFALYTAFEIGNETEQYNLKTLGTYHGTAGDSLSEHKNMKFTTYDRDNDIHKHNCAEFHKGAWWYNNCYHSNLNGPYKNIVDTGSMNWHAFSYSYEGLSFSRMMIRPK, encoded by the coding sequence ATGGGGCCTCTAGCATGGACAGTGTTCttgtgcatcgtcagcagtaCTAGATCGGGTGACGcgattttcgacgaaactgaTTCTGCTACACCATGTTCTGCTAGCTTCTCTGGATATGCTTTCGAGATGCTCATGGCAAAGCTAGACTACATGCAGCACAGTGTTCTGGAACTACAGACCGAATTGGCCAAGCAGCGGAAAGAGGCTGCGCAGAGCCAAAATGACAGCGAGCCGCCTATGCACCATTGTTTCTTGGAGCTACAGACCGAATGGGCCAAGCAGCGGGAAGAAGCTGCGCGAAGCCAAAATAACAGCGATAAGAGCCTGATCGAGATTAAGAGGGCCGTGCAGAACAATTTCGATTCAATGCGTCGATTAGAGGATGATGTTGGACGCAACTTTAGTCGCCTACAGGACCGATCATGGCAGATCTTGACGCAAATACTTACGAATGTCACAACGAAGACCAATCCTCTTTCATCTGGACCCTATCGCTCGTGCAGTGATATTTGGAATGCACAGTCTGGGGTATATATTATCCAGGCGACCGATGAAAGCAACCCTTTTATGGCGTACTGTCACCGGGATATGATGGGTATAGGCATctggttggtgatacagcGCCGATTCGACGGATCGCTGGACTTTTATCGCAACTGGACCGAGTATCGGAATGGTTTTGGTGACATTGAGAATGAGTTCTGGATCGGACTGGAACGACTACATCAGCTGACAACGGGGCGACCCCATGAactgatggttgagctgagagactttaaggggaattataaatttgcacTCTACACAGCATTCGAGATCGGCAATGAAACCGAACAATACAATCTGAAAACACTTGGAACGTACCACGGAACTGCAGGCGATTCTCTGTCAGAAcacaagaatatgaaattcaCGACGTACGATCGTGATAATGACATACATAAGCACAATTGTGCTGAATTTCATAAGGGTGCCTGGTGGTACAACAACTGCTATCACTCCAATTTGAACGGGCCATACAAGAATATAGTAGATACTGGATCGATGAACTGGCACGCCTTCAGCTATTCCTATGAAGGACTGAgcttttcaagaatgatgatcCGACCAAAATGA
- the LOC128270706 gene encoding fibrinogen-like protein A: MGPLAWTVFLCIVSSARSGDTIFDETDSDAPSTAGFSGYAFEMLMAKLDHMQHSVLELQTELAKQREEQADSKAPMTEGLDHMQHSFLELQTELAKHREEAAQSQNNNDKSLVDIKRAVQNNFDSMRRLEDNVGRNFTLLQDRSWQIFALQATHTAMKTNLRSYVPYRSCSDIRNAQSGAYIIQANDESNPFMAYCERDMMGIGIWLVIQHRFDGSLDFYRNWTEYRNGFGDIEKEFWIGLERLHQLTSGRPHELMVELRDFKGNYKFALYSAFEVGNETEQYNLKTLGAYNGTAVNSLAHHKNMKFSTYDRDNDIHKHNCAELYKGAWWYNACYHSNLNGPYKNIVAYSSMNWYHFSNSYEGLSFSRMMIRPK; the protein is encoded by the coding sequence ATGGGGCCTCTAGCATGGACAGTGTTCttgtgcatcgtcagcagtgctAGATCGGGTGACAcgattttcgacgaaactgaTTCTGACGCACCATCTACTGCTGGCTTTTCTGGATATGCTTTCGAGATGCTCATGGCAAAGCTAGATCACATGCAGCACAGTGTTCTGGAACTACAGACCGAATTGGCGAAGCAGCGGGAAGAGCAAGCTGACAGCAAGGCGCCCATGACCGAGGGACTAGACCACATGCAGCACAGTTTTCTGGAGCTACAGACCGAATTggccaagcaccgggaagaagcTGCGCAAAGCCAAAATAACAATGACAAAAGCCTGGTCGATATTAAGAGGGCTGTGCAGAacaatttcgattcgatgcgtcGATTGGAGGATAATGTTGGACGCAACTTTACTCTCCTACAGGACCGATCATGGCAGATCTTTGCGCTACAAGCTACGCATACTGCAATGAAGACCAATCTTCGTTCATATGTACCCTATCGCTCGTGCAGTGACATTCGGAATGCACAGTCTGGGGCATATATTATCCAGGCGAACGATGAAAGCAACCCTTTTATGGCGTACTGTGAGCGGGATATGATGGGTATAGGCATctggttggtgatacagcACCGATTCGATGGATCGCTGGACTTCTATCGCAACTGGACCGAATATCGGAATGGTTTTGGTGACATTGAAAAGGAGTTCTGGATCGGACTGGAACGACTACATCAGCTGACATCGGGGCGACCCCATGAACTAATGGTTGAGCTGAGAGACTTTAAGgggaattataaatttgcacTCTACAGCGCATTCGAGGTCGGCAATGAAACCGAACAATACAATCTGAAAACCCTTGGAGCGTACAACGGAACTGCAGTGAATTCTCTGGCACATcacaagaatatgaaattctcGACGTATGATCGTGATAATGACATACATAAGCACAATTGTGCTGAATTATATAAGGGTGCCTGGTGGTACAATGCCTGCTATCACTCCAATTTGAACGGGCCATACAAGAATATAGTAGCTTATTCATCGATGAACTGGTACCACTTCAGCAATTCCTATGAAGGACTGAgcttttcaagaatgatgatcCGACCAAAATGA